In Citrus sinensis cultivar Valencia sweet orange chromosome 3, DVS_A1.0, whole genome shotgun sequence, the sequence aaagtattattGTTACAGCTTCCCTATAAATTTGTCAGAGAATCTTTGtcaaaagattattttacgcttctaatttaatttaacattatgATGCAAGGTATTcttaaataatgaattaaataaggCAAATAATGTGAATTTTGTTTCGAATGTCTGAACAAAAGTGATGCAAACATTTTGCGAAATGTGCATCAAGGATCTGtttaaattctattatttgattatgaaTGGAATAGAATTCAGTTGGTGGGTCTACGTGGACCGCGATAGAAAAAGACAAACGATGCAGTCGGCGAGTCCACACCGTGTGCTGTAAATAAAAACAAGTCACATTTTGATCCGCTTAATGACAAAGAAAGAAGGCAAAGTTAAGTGAAAAGTGGGACTTGGTTGACGTTGACgctgattttcaaaataaagtgAACGAATCTTGGAGGGGATTGATCTATCATCTATGCTTTGATCTTGCTTGCTCAGAAATTTCCAAGTCATTCCCCATCAATTTTGTGGGCTTGAAAAGATTGGGGATTTGCTTGGGAAGAATCATTCCCAAGAGACTGCACTCTGCACTTGTCTCTCAGCCTGCTGTCTATCTGCATGTAGCATCATCGGGGACGAAAGTAGGAAACTTCTGGGAAATTTTTGACACGTTTTGCAATGATAATGAAAGCTGTGAAGTCATCTCATGACAATAAGCATGACGACACTCACTGCTTCGaactttatattataaaagtcaGCAAATGGGTGTGTATGGGAGCTGGCTAAAGCTGGAACTGTAAGTTACAGAATCCGTAACTTGCCAGCTCCCCGTTTCTAATCTATTATTCAACAActatgataaatttataacgTCCTTTCAAGATTTGTAAAGCCGTAGCCACTAGCCATCCATATCATTTGTTCAACCTTAAATCATTGGAGCTGTCGAGTGTCGAAAATTCTAGAAAATAAGAACGCAAATTTCAAGGAGAATAATGGGTTTGTTCTgatgtttttgtatttaaatttttagtagaATGAGATACGTATAACCAAAAAAACTTAGAGACTGTTTGGACTCTGGTGAGTGGTGACCCGACCCAGAAAGTAGGTGTCAGCAAATATGTGGCCACTCACTGTAAaggcattattattattattaaaggaAACCAGTAGTGGAATAGACTTGTTAGTCATGTTTTGGACTTAACTTTTGATGAAAGGAGACAAATGCTCGAGTCATATCAACTCACGTGGGTTAGTCCTATGAGCGTAAACTTTGGGGCAAGTACAAGTAACATtgcaaaaatttattgttcatttttcttttgttttggattgtttatttttttggtacgGAGAAAATAttgcaattattattattcggGGTTATTTTTACATACCTTTCATGAGTTTTTACGTAATAACagtttaataaaaagtatgataatatttttatatcccTCCCCTGCCATTAGTAATTTCTTCGGTTGGCTGTTTGTAGActgataaaatgataaaattacccTTTCAAGTTTCAAGGCTGAAAAAGTAAccctaattaaaaaagaaaaaaaaagttattcatGTTGGTCAAGTGAAGGGTAGAGATTCCCCTTCTCCTCCAAATCTCTCGCTCATTGCCCATTGCACATGAGAATGGGAATGCAGAAGCCATGGAGTAAACATGTCAACTGTACCTTGCCACTTGGACTTTTTTATTTGGGGAAAATACGAATTACTGTTTGAAAATGCATTACTTTTACTTTTCATCGATTCTTGTGGGAAATATATTTCTTCCCTTTTCGTTCGGCGATTctagtgaaataaaattaaatcaattaatataaaaattaatttttctgcaAATTCAACATACATCGAAACCCATAATCTTTTACAACAAATATCCACAACATGGCAGCACCAATTTTCCAATCTTTCGGGTATGACTACAAGTGAATTTCAAGTACAAACACCCACACCCTATTTTCTTTGACTTTTGCCCAGTCCTTtatatagagagaaaaaaaaaaggaaaagagagaagCTCACGGGGAGAGAGAGGAAAGAACCGGCTCTAACCTAACCCGCGATAGTGACCTGGTCAAATCTCCCGTTTCGGGCCACCATTTCGGTCGAGCTTGGTACCGATTGGAAGCCCTTGAGCCGCTGGTCATCTCCATGCCGTCCTTGCCGCCGGAAAGTGTCCAGAAAGCCACCGATCGAAGCCATGAAAAGTCACAGAAACGCCACCTCCATTGGCCATGGTTTCGGCAATTTAACTAACCTCTTCTCGGCTCCAATACCGGTCGCGGAACCACGTCGCCGTTTGTACTAGCTCGTCGGCAGTCTTCTATCAGCATCGAAGCTTGTCTTCTTCATGGGTAAGTTCAAAATGGTGATGATCAAGATCCTCAAACTCAATAATACTCGCTTGTTTTCGCACTTAAGCTGCTGAGGGGTGAATGTTGCGTGAGTGTAAATCATTTTGCATAAGATTTACACTTTTGtgaagagatttttttttttggataatgAAATAGACTAGGTAATAGGGTGATGCAGTAGGTATTTCGCGCTTACCAATGCCACTCCTGCtaactttttaagttttttaaatgttaaaatgtgCTTTTACAATTGTAGCCTTATATATTGATACTATACTGACAGAAATACTAACAGCAGGAGAGAAATGTAATAATCCTAtcatattttctattaaactGTTATTACGTGAAATGTCAAGAGAGGCATTTAAAAATAGCCCTACTCCAAAACAATAATACCCCGCGTGACAATGACATTGCTCTTATGAGACTAAACTTGGGTATTCATTCATTTGTCATCTTTACAATTTGCGCAATACGCcaagttttataataaataattataaatttgtaaagaTCGCCCGCCGTCCATTcatgaatattattttatgaacgCAACCTAAATGGATTAGGCAGGCACTCACTCTTaatatctttttgtttttggaacATGCACTTGTAATACATGGATTCCTCCTCATTCCTCAACCAAAAAGGCAAATAAAGTAAGTTGGTAGTATGACAcatgttttcatttattaattatttaaggtCTCGGTAGTTGGTAttgtcaaacaaaaaaaaaagtgttggTAGTTGGTAGTAAAGAACAAAAACTTATTATCCAAAGTGCAGATTTTATAATGGATAAGGATCCGTTTAATATtagttgaaataatttaaatctgTCAAAGCTGAAACTAGTGCATATCATTCTAAAGAATGGATAAGGTTGATTTAGATTAATTCGATGTTTTTTGAATTAGCTTCTTAGGTGAGTTAGTTAGCCAAGCAAGCTAAACGACTCCAGTTCAGTTGTGCGGATGGTGTGGAGCTCCTTCAAAGCAACTGAGACAAAGGTAGTTTTTGAACAGCTGTGGTTGTTCCGGTGCATAAACTAAGCTGTTGTTAGTGCTAATTGCTGTGATGAAGTGAAAGCCTATTGTATTCACATGAgcttttagaaaaagaaaggtgcATTGAGCTCTACGAAGAACGCAGCATCGACGTTCATGGATATGCTACGTTCGATCATAACCATCACCTTTTGCATTTTCAGAGCTTTAGATTCTTCATATCTTCCTCATTGGCAAACCAGTCTGGTATTATCCGTGCCAAATGAGGGAAAAGATCTTTGTAGACATTCTTGATGGTCCCTTCTGCCACTCTCGTAACAATGGAGATCTCTGCAAAAACAGGGGCATGAATGGCATCTGAGTAAGcataatttctaaaagaattGATAGCTTTCTAACCTTTGAGAGGCTTTGTGTCATTTGATAGCTGAGTTATGATGTAAATAACAGCTGCCGCCACTGAGATCGGGCTTCTCCTGTGAAAGCAAGCAAGAATTTTGTTTTACCCAAAGCCAATGACACCATCTACATACACTattcatttatattaattttctaatggagttgttaaaaaatttcacagagagagggagagagagataaataaacaaataaataaaacagcTCCACAGGTTATCTGATGCTTCCTTTCATTTGACAAAAAGGCAAATGTTCATTAACAGCTTCTATGTCTATGATCCAAAGCCATGTGAAGATCTACTGAAATGAAGTTAGACAAACTCAATCAAACAAGAGAAGACCACATGAAATAAACTCATTTCTCTCCCCCACCACGactcctttctttctttcttatatttttcttcttcaaagataaTTATGTGTTCATAGGGTTCAACTAATATATTCTTAGTATCCATAACACCGAAATGTATAAATGCATCTCATAAAAGCCCAAACTATAAGTTGAATGTTAGTTTCTACCaagaaaagtgaaaagaaaacCAGAATTAACCTTATGTCGAGATCTTCAGATTTCTGAACAGCCTCTTGAGCAGCCTTAACAGCTTGATTCGTCATTCCAAGATTGGAACAAAAACGTCTCTATAGattgaagataaaatttatgtaaatgGATGCATTGGATTAGACAGATAAGGCCACAAGGAACAAAAAATCATACACGAAGAAAAATCCAATACgaacagaaagaaaaaatttttaaaaatattcaacaaaaatatcaCCAGATAATCTGAAGCATGTATAGTTCCCATTTCCACAGATTGACCCATTTCTGCTTCTAGGTGTTTCACGATGAATTCTTTTGCCCGTcctatttctttctttgttgtCCCATTAGCAACAGAACAAAATTCTAGTTGAAATCTATGTAGTTAGCATATGAAACCTTACAATGCAAAGCGGAAgatcaagaaaatttttagaGAAAGTTTGCTCAGTACCTTTCACAGTCCTGGGTTTGTTTTCTTGTCGGCAAGCAATGTAGAGGCAAGCAGCCACAATTGCTTCCTGATTTCGTCCTCTAAGAGGTTTTTGATCTTCTACCTTCTTATAGATTTCATTAGCTCGATCCTTAAAGTCATAAGTAGAAACAGTTAGCAGATGATAAAAGctctaaaacaaaaagattggACCAAACCGTTTGAAAGTAGAAACCAGCATAG encodes:
- the LOC102625162 gene encoding transcription initiation factor IIB-like, which encodes MADSYCADCKRLTEVVFDHSAGDTICSECGLVLEAYSVDETSEWRIFANESSDHDPVRVGGPLNPLLSGGGLSTVIAKPTAGGSTELLSGSLGKLQARSSHPDRNLIQAFKSISAMSDRLGLVTTIKDRANEIYKKVEDQKPLRGRNQEAIVAACLYIACRQENKPRTVKEFCSVANGTTKKEIGRAKEFIVKHLEAEMGQSVEMGTIHASDYLRRFCSNLGMTNQAVKAAQEAVQKSEDLDIRRSPISVAAAVIYIITQLSNDTKPLKEISIVTRVAEGTIKNVYKDLFPHLARIIPDWFANEEDMKNLKL